In one window of Cellulophaga sp. HaHa_2_95 DNA:
- the folE gene encoding GTP cyclohydrolase I FolE, producing MKIDSTLEDQFDEIGDNHVSTSEDTPLLANAFELSDEEKIVKIKANVSEIMETLGLDLTDDSLKGTPNRVAKMFVNEIFAGLHPNKKPKSSTFDNKYKYGEMLVEKNITLYSTCEHHFLPIVGRAHVAYISNGTVVGLSKMNRIVDYFAKRPQVQERLNIQIVRELQKVLNTEDVACVIDAKHLCVNSRGIRDIESSTVTAEYGGKFKEEATRREFLNFIKLETRF from the coding sequence ATGAAAATTGACAGCACATTAGAAGATCAATTTGATGAAATTGGAGACAATCATGTTTCTACTTCTGAAGATACTCCATTACTTGCCAATGCTTTTGAATTGAGTGATGAAGAAAAAATAGTAAAGATTAAGGCAAATGTTTCTGAAATCATGGAAACTTTAGGCTTAGACCTTACTGATGATAGTTTAAAGGGCACTCCTAACCGAGTAGCAAAAATGTTTGTTAACGAAATATTTGCAGGCTTACACCCTAACAAAAAACCAAAATCCTCAACATTTGATAACAAATACAAATATGGTGAGATGTTGGTTGAAAAAAACATAACACTTTATAGTACTTGTGAGCATCATTTCTTACCAATTGTTGGTAGAGCTCATGTTGCTTATATTTCAAACGGAACTGTTGTAGGACTTTCTAAAATGAATCGAATTGTAGATTATTTTGCCAAAAGACCACAAGTACAAGAACGTTTAAATATTCAGATTGTAAGAGAATTACAAAAAGTCTTGAACACCGAGGATGTAGCTTGCGTTATTGACGCAAAACACCTTTGTGTAAATTCTAGAGGTATTCGCGATATTGAAAGCAGCACAGTTACTGCAGAATATGGTGGAAAATTCAAAGAAGAAGCTACACGTAGAGAGTTTTTAAATTTCATCAAATTAGAAACAAGGTTTTAA
- a CDS encoding OmpP1/FadL family transporter: MKKYITLVMIAACAAMNAQNIDDVLRYSTDNLQGTARFQAMSGAFGALGGDLSSLNINPAGSAVFNNSQFTLSGTNFHVKNNSFYNGNSSFNSTENNFDINQIGGVFVFNNSNPDANWKKFSIGLNFDKVQSFDNYINANYNTTQGIDNYFLSFAQGLPLGPLKLQDGEFIESAYLDIGSSLGFRDQQAFLGIFGGAIDAVDPDNDNNTDYISTSEYNSVTQNYRQISTGYNDKYTFNMATQYQDNLYIGASINVHSIFLDQLTELTENGYNADSDVQFTTFDNLLRSRGNAFSFSLGAIAKVNNNVRVGGSYQSPTWYRISDEFSQRINSDIADQDIGFINFNVINTYDKYTIKTPGKVTGSLALVFGKDGLLSLDYGYQDMSKAELRPDSDPNFLTENEFISEQLRAVSSIRLGGEYRIKQVSLRAGYRYEQSPYENDLIGDLNGISGGLGYNFGPSRLDLAVNSFSQDRSRTILSTDPTANLNIDRTNTNVTLSYTVNF, from the coding sequence ATGAAAAAGTATATTACTTTGGTCATGATAGCGGCGTGCGCAGCTATGAATGCACAAAATATTGATGACGTTTTAAGATACAGTACAGATAACTTACAAGGTACCGCAAGATTTCAAGCGATGAGTGGTGCATTTGGGGCTCTAGGAGGAGATTTATCTTCTTTAAACATTAACCCTGCAGGATCGGCAGTTTTTAACAATAGTCAGTTTACCCTTTCTGGAACTAATTTTCACGTAAAAAACAACTCGTTTTACAACGGAAATAGCTCCTTCAATTCTACAGAGAATAATTTTGATATTAATCAAATTGGGGGCGTATTTGTATTTAACAACAGTAACCCTGATGCAAATTGGAAAAAATTTAGCATTGGCTTAAATTTTGACAAAGTACAGAGCTTTGACAATTACATCAATGCAAATTACAATACCACACAAGGTATTGACAACTACTTCTTGAGTTTCGCACAAGGCTTACCACTTGGCCCTTTAAAATTACAAGATGGAGAATTTATAGAATCTGCTTATCTAGACATTGGTTCTAGTCTAGGCTTTAGAGACCAACAAGCCTTTTTAGGAATTTTTGGTGGCGCCATAGATGCTGTAGATCCAGACAATGACAACAATACAGACTATATTTCTACAAGTGAATACAATTCGGTTACTCAAAATTATCGTCAAATAAGTACAGGGTACAATGACAAATACACGTTTAACATGGCCACTCAGTATCAAGATAATTTATACATAGGAGCGTCTATCAACGTGCACAGTATATTTTTGGATCAACTTACGGAACTTACAGAAAACGGCTATAACGCGGATTCTGATGTGCAATTCACCACATTTGACAATCTATTACGCAGCCGCGGAAATGCTTTTTCGTTTAGCTTAGGAGCAATTGCAAAGGTAAACAACAATGTAAGAGTAGGTGGTAGCTACCAATCTCCTACATGGTATCGTATTTCAGATGAGTTTTCTCAACGCATTAATTCCGATATAGCGGATCAAGATATAGGCTTTATTAATTTCAATGTAATTAATACCTACGATAAATACACCATTAAAACTCCAGGAAAAGTAACAGGTAGTTTAGCCTTGGTTTTTGGAAAAGATGGCTTATTAAGTTTAGATTACGGTTACCAAGATATGTCTAAGGCAGAATTGAGACCTGATTCTGACCCAAATTTTTTAACTGAAAACGAATTTATATCAGAACAATTGAGAGCTGTTTCCTCTATTAGATTAGGTGGTGAATATAGAATTAAACAAGTAAGCCTAAGAGCAGGATACCGTTACGAGCAAAGTCCTTACGAAAATGATTTGATAGGAGATTTAAACGGAATTTCGGGTGGTCTTGGATACAATTTTGGTCCTAGCAGATTAGATTTAGCGGTAAACTCATTCTCACAAGATAGAAGCCGTACTATTTTAAGTACTGATCCTACTGCCAATTTAAATATCGATAGAACAAACACCAATGTTACACTATCCTATACGGTGAACTTCTAA
- a CDS encoding ATP-binding cassette domain-containing protein — MSHTLIFTQNNSPIKSLISKLLDSKNPLDLEAIQNLKGDALSKSRIEELIFEEEVHELKIATKNTTQSLKSMSSGEQRKIVLNYLLAADADFLVLDNPFDNLDQESVADLKTAIQKNTATKLFIVILSRKADALDFIKNKYELLHNGNLQRIAKETVFNLENPFTKELPKPFKKLDYEGDILISLKNINVHFDEKPILQNISWDIKKGSFWQLIGKNGSGKTTLLSLITGENSKGYNQELYLFGKKKGSGETIWDIKKRIGYYAPTLTHNFKRTHTVKNMLISGLNDSIGLYKLPTESQVLIAEEWLEVLKMNDKAEAIFTELPVGEQRLVMIARAMIKHPLVLILDEPTENLDDESAALFVALTNKIAAESTTAIIFVSHREEYGLAPKQKYILTKDPNGSVGTIIN, encoded by the coding sequence ATGTCTCATACTCTTATTTTTACTCAAAACAATAGCCCTATAAAAAGCTTAATATCTAAGCTTCTTGATTCAAAAAATCCTTTAGACTTAGAAGCTATACAAAACCTTAAAGGAGATGCTCTTTCTAAGTCCAGAATTGAAGAATTGATTTTCGAGGAAGAAGTACACGAACTGAAAATTGCTACAAAAAACACAACCCAGAGCTTAAAATCAATGTCTAGCGGAGAACAGCGAAAAATTGTACTAAACTACCTTTTAGCAGCTGATGCTGATTTTCTAGTTTTAGACAATCCCTTTGATAATTTAGACCAAGAATCTGTTGCAGACTTAAAAACTGCTATTCAAAAAAATACTGCTACCAAATTATTTATAGTCATCTTAAGCAGAAAAGCAGATGCCTTAGATTTCATCAAAAATAAATATGAACTTCTACACAATGGAAACCTACAACGTATAGCGAAAGAAACAGTATTCAATTTAGAAAACCCATTCACAAAAGAGCTTCCTAAACCATTTAAAAAGTTAGATTACGAAGGAGACATATTAATAAGTCTGAAGAATATAAATGTACATTTTGACGAGAAACCTATATTGCAAAACATTAGTTGGGATATTAAAAAAGGATCGTTTTGGCAGTTGATAGGAAAGAATGGTAGTGGAAAAACCACTTTATTGTCTTTAATTACAGGAGAAAATAGCAAAGGATACAATCAAGAACTCTATTTATTCGGAAAGAAAAAAGGTAGTGGCGAAACCATTTGGGATATTAAAAAAAGGATTGGCTATTACGCCCCCACCTTGACCCACAATTTTAAACGCACTCACACGGTAAAAAACATGCTTATATCCGGTTTAAACGACTCTATAGGCCTTTACAAACTTCCAACAGAAAGTCAGGTCTTAATTGCAGAAGAGTGGCTAGAAGTGCTTAAAATGAATGATAAAGCAGAAGCCATCTTTACAGAGTTGCCTGTTGGTGAACAACGTTTGGTAATGATTGCTAGAGCGATGATCAAACACCCTTTGGTATTAATTTTAGACGAACCTACAGAGAATTTAGATGATGAGAGCGCAGCACTGTTTGTTGCCTTGACTAATAAAATTGCAGCAGAGTCTACCACTGCTATTATTTTTGTATCTCACCGAGAGGAATACGGACTTGCTCCGAAACAAAAATATATCCTCACGAAAGACCCCAATGGTTCTGTAGGAACTATTATAAACTAA
- the yidD gene encoding membrane protein insertion efficiency factor YidD: MKKILIAPFVFLVRFYQLVISPLTPASCRYSPTCSQYTLEALKKHGLFKGGWLGIKRIFSCHPWGGKGYDPVP, translated from the coding sequence ATGAAAAAAATACTCATTGCACCTTTTGTTTTTTTAGTCCGCTTCTATCAATTGGTCATATCACCACTTACACCAGCTAGTTGCCGCTATAGCCCTACGTGCTCACAATACACCCTAGAAGCTTTAAAAAAACATGGCCTTTTTAAAGGAGGTTGGCTTGGAATAAAAAGAATTTTTAGTTGCCACCCTTGGGGAGGAAAAGGTTATGACCCCGTGCCTTAA
- the lgt gene encoding prolipoprotein diacylglyceryl transferase — protein MYFLGITWNPNDTLFKIGFIQIKYYNLLWIAAFALGWYLMKKIFLKEKKTVEQLDSLFIYTVLATMLGARLGHVFFYDWPYYKNNLLEILLPIKANPNEAILGFIKGYEFTGFTGLASHGAAIGIIVAMYLYVRKHPGFKVLWILDRIVIPVAIGAFFVRLGNFFNSEIVGKTVEKSFVFATKFVRNSDDLPAYKAMQLTNAKTPSVAYSLIENNPKFAAILEAIPYRHPAQLYEGVCYIFVFIILYYFYWKTDKKDKPGFLFGTFLVLLWSIRFFVEFVKERQNSLDESMELLSIGQWLSIPFVLIGLYFMFRPIKS, from the coding sequence ATGTACTTTTTAGGTATTACTTGGAACCCAAACGACACGCTATTCAAAATTGGGTTTATTCAAATTAAATATTATAATCTTTTGTGGATTGCTGCCTTCGCTTTGGGCTGGTATCTTATGAAAAAGATTTTTTTAAAAGAGAAAAAAACTGTTGAGCAATTAGACTCTCTTTTCATATATACTGTTCTTGCAACAATGCTAGGCGCCCGTTTAGGACATGTATTTTTTTATGACTGGCCCTATTACAAAAACAATCTTTTAGAGATATTATTACCCATTAAAGCAAACCCTAATGAAGCCATACTTGGCTTTATCAAAGGATATGAATTCACGGGGTTTACAGGACTTGCAAGTCATGGTGCCGCTATAGGAATTATTGTAGCCATGTACTTATATGTACGTAAACACCCAGGCTTTAAAGTACTTTGGATATTAGACCGAATTGTAATCCCTGTAGCTATTGGTGCATTTTTTGTACGTTTGGGGAATTTTTTCAACTCAGAAATTGTTGGTAAAACCGTAGAGAAATCGTTTGTATTTGCCACTAAATTTGTCCGTAATTCTGACGATCTTCCTGCTTACAAAGCAATGCAACTTACCAATGCTAAAACGCCTAGTGTAGCCTACAGTCTTATTGAAAACAATCCTAAATTCGCAGCTATTTTAGAAGCGATACCATACCGCCATCCAGCACAATTATACGAGGGAGTTTGCTATATATTTGTTTTCATTATATTATACTATTTCTACTGGAAAACAGATAAAAAAGATAAGCCAGGATTCTTATTTGGTACATTTTTAGTGCTTTTATGGTCTATACGTTTCTTTGTTGAGTTTGTAAAAGAACGTCAAAATTCGCTTGATGAATCTATGGAGCTTTTATCTATCGGACAATGGCTTAGTATTCCGTTTGTACTCATAGGACTCTATTTCATGTTTAGACCAATAAAATCATAA
- a CDS encoding GNAT family N-acetyltransferase, translating into MDYLLNNSTSDRLLFRKLHPIDFNLWLPFHEDKRTSKFWNGLPENPITACKADFERTLYRYEHNLGGKLALIHKQTRTFLGLAGLLVQEIHEKKEIEIAYSLLPAYWNMGYATEAAKACIDYAISNHLCSSLISIIHKDNIPSQKVAQRNGLTLDFETTYHGNPVYIFRLNL; encoded by the coding sequence ATGGATTACCTACTGAATAATAGCACGTCTGACCGATTATTATTTAGAAAATTACACCCCATTGATTTTAATTTATGGCTTCCTTTTCATGAAGACAAACGAACTTCAAAATTTTGGAACGGTTTACCTGAGAACCCTATTACTGCATGTAAGGCAGATTTTGAGCGTACATTATATAGATATGAGCACAATCTTGGCGGAAAACTTGCACTGATTCACAAGCAAACGAGAACGTTTCTTGGACTAGCAGGATTACTTGTACAAGAAATACATGAAAAAAAAGAAATTGAAATAGCCTATTCGCTACTTCCTGCATACTGGAACATGGGTTATGCCACAGAAGCAGCAAAAGCATGTATAGACTACGCAATTTCTAACCATTTATGCAGCTCTCTAATCAGCATCATCCACAAAGACAATATACCCTCCCAAAAAGTAGCCCAAAGAAACGGGTTGACGCTAGATTTTGAAACTACCTACCATGGCAATCCTGTTTATATTTTTAGATTAAACCTATAA
- a CDS encoding T9SS type B sorting domain-containing protein codes for MRLFLSVLCFMLFLTTFAQNSPDCRTAIPVCADIPYLGLADGLGDIEDFDPEVILQTGCLEKGSVSSANIENNTSWFVFRAGTGGQVGFDIEALSDTAEWDFAVYGPDVDCEAISNGTAQPIRCNYEVNTTRFTGLGINPENGDEGRPNQTQSLNTYDEYLNVTAGEIYYILINNFNTNFDDDAEPFELTFTGGSVSEDQDTALDCTLRDEFLGLDIAACEGDADITLSALRSPAGPDIASIVWSVDYDDDGVIDDANLLSGPPATAAELVIPAQVANSGRYFVTITTASGTPPTIVDIGGILITVFGPPVLEEVIILNSNLTNAPDQNNIEIVVEDLRGNGSYEYAINDGPFRDVPIFYDVPPGINTVIINDKNGCGITEPIEFLVIGYPKFFTPNGDLINDTWNIKGIDDPSIIDPVVFIFDRYGKLLKQLDVNSAWDGTYVGRAMPASDYWFRFEYAGTENGVVVAKLLQNHFTLKR; via the coding sequence ATGAGACTATTTTTAAGCGTGCTTTGTTTTATGTTGTTTTTGACAACTTTTGCTCAAAATTCACCAGATTGTAGAACGGCAATTCCCGTATGTGCAGATATACCTTACTTGGGTCTTGCAGACGGATTAGGGGATATAGAAGATTTTGATCCCGAAGTAATTTTGCAAACGGGATGTTTAGAAAAGGGTAGCGTAAGTTCTGCTAATATTGAAAATAACACTTCTTGGTTTGTTTTTAGAGCAGGTACGGGCGGTCAAGTTGGTTTTGATATTGAAGCACTTTCAGATACTGCGGAATGGGATTTTGCGGTATATGGTCCTGATGTAGATTGTGAGGCTATCTCCAACGGCACAGCGCAACCAATACGCTGTAATTATGAAGTGAATACAACACGTTTTACGGGCCTAGGGATAAATCCTGAAAATGGTGATGAAGGGAGACCTAATCAAACCCAGAGTTTAAATACCTACGATGAATACTTAAATGTTACGGCAGGGGAGATCTATTATATTTTAATCAATAACTTTAATACAAATTTTGACGATGATGCGGAACCTTTTGAGCTTACGTTCACAGGAGGTTCTGTAAGTGAAGACCAAGATACGGCATTAGATTGTACTTTAAGGGATGAGTTTTTAGGATTGGACATTGCTGCTTGTGAAGGTGATGCGGATATCACATTAAGTGCCTTGCGTTCTCCTGCAGGGCCAGATATTGCTTCTATAGTTTGGTCTGTAGATTATGATGATGATGGCGTAATTGATGACGCTAATTTGTTAAGCGGTCCTCCAGCAACTGCGGCGGAATTAGTGATTCCAGCCCAAGTTGCAAATTCAGGACGTTACTTTGTGACGATAACAACTGCTTCAGGTACACCTCCGACTATTGTTGATATAGGTGGAATTTTAATTACCGTTTTCGGCCCTCCAGTGTTAGAGGAGGTGATTATTTTAAATTCTAACCTGACGAATGCTCCTGATCAAAATAATATTGAAATAGTTGTAGAGGATCTAAGAGGTAATGGTTCTTATGAATATGCTATTAATGACGGGCCGTTTAGAGATGTTCCTATATTTTATGATGTTCCTCCGGGGATCAATACAGTTATCATTAATGATAAGAATGGTTGTGGAATAACAGAACCAATAGAGTTTTTAGTGATAGGGTATCCAAAGTTTTTTACACCCAATGGAGATTTAATAAACGATACTTGGAATATTAAAGGAATTGATGATCCTAGCATCATAGACCCCGTGGTATTTATCTTTGATCGTTATGGTAAATTGTTAAAACAATTAGATGTGAATAGCGCTTGGGATGGTACTTATGTTGGTAGAGCAATGCCAGCCTCTGATTATTGGTTCAGATTTGAATACGCAGGTACGGAAAATGGAGTAGTAGTTGCAAAGCTGTTGCAGAATCACTTTACTTTGAAACGATAA
- a CDS encoding T9SS type B sorting domain-containing protein has protein sequence MRFIILFFLFSNLTIAQISPDCSTAIPICNNTPVNSGTNSYGVDDFAGVSESGCLERTASGSIESNSAWYRFRTSATGQLGFNISTATDEDWDFALYKTDDCTNLGDPLRCNFLDNGDQNSFLGVGEDPTGATDNIQYEDWLSVVPGEEYYLLINNFSNVNSGFSIQFSGDIFVTNPYDALDCTIISNLLGPPIAACESDFVQLDATSTGALGYEWFRDDGSGYTQIAGATTATLNVLDSSNYRVVVTRAADNIISDVQVSFSPRPVANTVVDKFFCFDEAVFNLSTVDVEVLGSQNPDDFLITYHATFSDAVTGFNALESNYIKSAGTETIYIRISSLVNPNCYDASQDFQLIVSEEIEQDFPATVYLCEAVSSASIGDDTPNSNFTYLWSTGESTATINVATAGIYELMVSTTIGALTCTEVFDVTLVISKAPNITTVVIDDLQANNTVLVHTELGGNYEYQIDGEPFQMSSQFTNVLPGMHTLTVNDLEGCGTDSETIVVVGFKRFFSPNGDGINDVWSVEGLEALDSPVLLIFDRYGKLLQQLDPTQTAWDGLYKGIQMPASDYWFQLSYLETDGSRVVAKYINNHFSLKR, from the coding sequence ATGAGATTTATTATATTATTTTTTTTATTTTCTAATTTAACCATTGCACAAATCTCCCCAGATTGTTCAACGGCTATTCCTATTTGTAATAATACACCGGTGAATAGCGGGACAAATAGTTATGGAGTAGATGATTTTGCAGGAGTCAGTGAGTCTGGTTGTTTAGAACGTACCGCTTCAGGATCTATAGAATCAAATTCGGCATGGTATCGTTTTAGAACTTCAGCAACAGGGCAGTTAGGATTTAATATTAGTACAGCTACTGATGAAGACTGGGATTTTGCATTGTACAAAACAGATGACTGTACCAATTTAGGAGATCCGCTGCGTTGTAATTTTTTAGATAATGGCGATCAAAATAGTTTTTTAGGAGTAGGGGAGGACCCTACGGGAGCTACAGATAATATACAATATGAAGATTGGCTTTCTGTAGTGCCAGGCGAAGAATATTACCTATTAATTAATAATTTTTCAAATGTAAATTCAGGATTTTCAATTCAATTTTCTGGTGATATTTTTGTGACAAATCCCTATGATGCTTTAGATTGTACTATTATTAGTAATCTTTTAGGTCCGCCTATTGCGGCTTGTGAGTCAGATTTTGTACAATTAGATGCAACTAGCACTGGTGCTTTAGGTTATGAATGGTTTCGAGATGATGGTAGTGGTTATACGCAAATTGCAGGAGCCACAACTGCCACATTAAATGTGTTGGATTCGTCTAATTATCGGGTGGTAGTTACGAGAGCTGCAGATAATATTATTAGTGATGTTCAAGTGTCTTTTTCGCCAAGGCCTGTAGCTAATACTGTGGTAGATAAATTTTTCTGTTTTGATGAAGCAGTTTTTAATTTAAGTACCGTGGATGTAGAAGTTTTAGGGTCTCAAAATCCAGATGATTTTTTAATCACCTACCATGCAACATTTTCTGATGCTGTTACAGGGTTTAATGCTTTGGAGAGTAATTATATAAAATCGGCTGGTACAGAAACAATTTATATTAGAATTTCGTCACTAGTAAATCCTAATTGTTATGATGCTTCTCAAGATTTTCAATTGATAGTATCTGAGGAAATAGAGCAAGATTTTCCAGCAACGGTTTATTTATGCGAGGCTGTTTCTTCTGCTAGTATTGGTGATGATACTCCAAATTCAAATTTCACGTATTTGTGGAGTACAGGTGAAAGTACGGCAACCATAAACGTGGCAACGGCAGGAATTTATGAACTTATGGTAAGTACTACGATTGGTGCACTAACCTGTACAGAGGTTTTTGATGTAACTTTAGTTATTTCAAAAGCACCCAACATTACAACAGTAGTTATTGATGATTTACAGGCAAATAATACAGTTTTGGTACATACAGAATTAGGTGGCAACTATGAGTATCAGATAGATGGGGAACCTTTTCAGATGAGCTCACAATTTACCAATGTTTTACCAGGTATGCATACGCTTACTGTGAACGATTTGGAAGGATGTGGCACGGATTCTGAAACCATTGTAGTGGTTGGGTTTAAACGATTTTTTAGTCCTAATGGCGATGGGATTAACGATGTATGGTCTGTAGAAGGCTTAGAAGCATTAGACAGTCCGGTACTGCTAATTTTTGATCGCTATGGAAAATTACTACAACAGTTAGATCCTACACAAACAGCATGGGATGGTTTATATAAAGGAATCCAAATGCCTGCTTCAGATTATTGGTTTCAGCTAAGTTACTTAGAAACTGATGGTAGTAGGGTTGTTGCAAAATATATAAACAATCACTTTTCTTTAAAGCGATAG
- a CDS encoding DUF192 domain-containing protein produces MKNALVLLSCITLGFLSSCKEEPKQAVETAAIAFKKEGELTIYKAKTDSIIASFDIEIAATDYETETGLMYRNTMKPTRGMLFVFPDVAMHSFYMKNTAIPLDIIYIDEHMKIASFQENAIPFNEEGLSSQVPIKYVLEINAGLAEKYLLEVKDSIVYKEL; encoded by the coding sequence ATGAAAAACGCCCTAGTACTCCTTAGCTGCATAACCCTTGGCTTTCTAAGCTCTTGCAAAGAAGAACCAAAGCAAGCAGTAGAAACTGCCGCAATCGCGTTTAAAAAAGAAGGAGAATTAACGATTTATAAAGCGAAAACAGATTCTATCATAGCCTCTTTTGATATTGAGATAGCAGCTACAGATTACGAAACTGAAACTGGACTCATGTACCGCAATACCATGAAACCAACTAGAGGGATGTTATTTGTATTTCCCGATGTAGCCATGCACTCTTTCTACATGAAAAATACAGCGATTCCATTAGATATTATTTATATTGATGAGCATATGAAAATAGCTAGTTTTCAAGAAAATGCTATTCCCTTTAATGAAGAAGGATTATCATCACAGGTACCTATAAAGTATGTGCTAGAAATAAATGCAGGATTGGCAGAAAAATATCTTCTAGAAGTTAAAGACAGCATTGTTTATAAAGAACTATAA
- the cysS gene encoding cysteine--tRNA ligase — protein sequence MQLYKTQHLKVYNSLSGQKELFTPIHEGAIGMYVCGPTVYSNVHLGNCRTFMSFDMIFRYFKHLGYKVRYVRNITDAGHLENDADDGEDKIAKKARLERIEPMEVVQRYTVDFHTILQKFNFLPPSIEPTATGHIIEQIEIIKEILNKGFAYEVNGSVYFDVPKFNETHNYGKLSGRKLEDMIANTRELAAQDDKHSPQDFALWKKAEPQHIMRWPSPWGDGFPGWHLECTAMSTKYLGETFDIHGGGMDLKFPHHECEIAQAEASNGASPVNYWLHANMLTMNGKKMAKSTGNNILPDEIFSGNNSILSKAFTPTVVRFFMMQAHYTSILDLSNDALLASEKGFQKLMEALSAIDKLETGASSDFDFTAWQQKCYDAMNDDFNTPTLIAHLFEAVKHINAIKEKKEAISEADKTLLKETFNAFIFDILGLEDKNDANSDSDKLSGVVALLIQLRKEARDNKDFATSDIIRDQLAALGIQLKDGKEGTTFSIS from the coding sequence ATGCAATTATATAAAACTCAGCATTTAAAAGTTTACAATTCATTATCTGGACAAAAAGAGCTATTTACACCTATACACGAAGGTGCCATAGGAATGTATGTTTGCGGTCCCACAGTATACAGCAATGTACACTTAGGAAACTGTAGAACATTCATGTCTTTTGATATGATTTTTAGATACTTTAAGCACCTGGGTTATAAAGTACGTTATGTTCGTAATATCACAGATGCAGGGCATTTAGAAAACGATGCAGATGATGGCGAGGATAAAATTGCAAAAAAAGCACGCTTAGAACGTATTGAACCTATGGAAGTAGTACAACGATATACGGTTGACTTCCATACTATCTTACAAAAATTTAATTTTTTACCTCCGAGTATAGAGCCTACAGCTACCGGTCATATTATTGAGCAGATAGAAATTATAAAAGAGATTCTCAATAAAGGTTTTGCTTACGAGGTTAATGGTTCTGTTTATTTTGATGTTCCAAAATTTAACGAAACCCATAACTATGGGAAATTAAGTGGCCGTAAGTTAGAAGACATGATTGCGAATACTCGTGAATTAGCTGCTCAAGACGATAAGCATAGTCCGCAAGATTTTGCCCTTTGGAAAAAAGCCGAACCGCAACATATTATGAGGTGGCCTTCTCCTTGGGGAGATGGTTTTCCTGGTTGGCACCTAGAGTGTACCGCGATGAGCACTAAATATTTAGGCGAAACTTTTGATATTCATGGAGGCGGAATGGATTTAAAATTCCCGCATCATGAATGTGAAATTGCACAAGCTGAAGCTAGCAATGGCGCATCGCCTGTAAATTATTGGTTGCACGCCAATATGCTTACCATGAATGGTAAAAAAATGGCAAAATCTACTGGAAATAATATTTTACCAGACGAAATTTTTTCTGGCAATAATAGCATTCTTTCAAAAGCTTTTACCCCTACGGTAGTACGTTTTTTTATGATGCAAGCGCATTATACGAGTATCCTAGATTTGAGCAATGACGCACTTCTAGCTTCTGAAAAAGGATTTCAGAAACTAATGGAAGCTTTAAGCGCTATTGATAAATTAGAAACAGGTGCTAGTTCTGATTTTGATTTTACCGCATGGCAACAGAAATGTTACGATGCCATGAATGATGACTTTAATACGCCAACCCTAATTGCTCATTTATTTGAAGCTGTAAAGCATATTAATGCTATCAAAGAAAAGAAAGAAGCGATCTCTGAAGCTGACAAAACACTTCTAAAAGAAACCTTCAACGCCTTTATATTTGACATTTTAGGTCTAGAGGATAAAAATGATGCTAATTCCGATTCTGATAAATTATCTGGAGTGGTGGCTTTATTAATACAACTTAGAAAAGAAGCAAGAGACAATAAAGATTTTGCTACTTCTGATATTATAAGAGACCAATTAGCAGCACTAGGCATTCAATTAAAAGACGGTAAAGAAGGTACTACTTTTAGCATCTCTTAA